In Ornithodoros turicata isolate Travis chromosome 1, ASM3712646v1, whole genome shotgun sequence, the DNA window ATAAATATTTTTACATTGCTGATTTGTTTCAGATCAATAATGTTTTACATGTCATACGTTATTTTGTTGTATTTATGTGCAATTTATGTGTATATTTATGATGTAGTGTATTTTTATTTTCGTCTGCGGTCCTTTTAGGGTTTCATCCTGTCACTGACGGGAGTTGCCCTGCTGGACCTGCAGGAACTGTATGACACCAGCATCGGAGCGGTGTCCCATCTGATGACCAGCCGGTCTGTCGGAACCCTCGTAGGATCTCTTGTTGGTAAGTGACCACACGAAGCTCACAGAAAGAGCGAAAAGGGAATACAATTCGGGCACGCGTGACATAGAGCCACCATTTTTTATAACTACATTCAAGCGGTAATTTTTCGCGAAACCGCCATTTTGTCCTGGTCATACGCATAGAAAACGTCGTCTTTAGGTCATGTGACCTtctttacatgtcgttttagcGCTTGGCGACATGTTCCCGTCGGCATATAAGCAAGAGATGATGGTATTTTGCCTACGTAAGCTACACGGTGCTTCTTCCACGACATGGTAGCTCATTTCTCCATAGTTTCAGTGCATCGCATCCTCTCAGTGCGTGTTAACGCGGGGTCGTCATCATATCTTTGAAAGTGGTCAGCAGAGGCGAGGTCAGCAGAGGCCAGAGTAtcggacaaagaaaaaaaactactgAGGTGGAAAGTCGTCCAAAACGGCGCACAGAAACAAcaaacgcgtttttttttttacaaagtgTTTGGCCGACTAtgacgggcgccgccatctttaaggtcacgtgtgcggtgACGTTACTGCAACGTGTGACCATGATCTGTACAGAATTCATTGCATTTGTCCTGCACGCTTTCGTCCATGATGCAATGCATTGGAGGACACCCCTTTGCTAGCATCACATTTTTAGCTCTGAGCTGAATCCTTTGGCGTCATGTCGTCTTTGAAAGCTGCCCGTGGACAGAGCTCGTTGCGGGTTTCCGGTTCATTGTCGGACCAGCGTGATTTTGGGCGTCCTGTTCTTGAACGCCTTTCGGCATCCAGAATGGCCACGTCGTGTTAGCCGCGCAAAAAACTGTGCTTCAATTAGTATTAGGAAGCGACATCAGCTTTGCGAGATGCATGCAAAGAGGCAAAACGAAAGTAAACACgagaaagggctcgccgttgtccgttcacggaggtgggcaatgtcacgactagCGCCCTTatggaatgtgcgtcctgggtcgacttctaagggaactgtatgtgccgacatgtgtctggaaacgtctgagaaaaacccaggaaaaccacCAGACACTACAGTCGGCccttggattcgaacccgggtatctCCCAGTCCTGATGCGAAAAGAGCGACGTTAACATTGACTTGGGTTTGAgagaaaacacaggacgaactcAAACTGAAGTCAATGTTAACGTCGTCAAACCTACACTTGCTGGTCTGCCTATACGCGTGTCATGTTCAACAAGAAAGAGATTCCATGTACCACAAGCCATTATAGACACGCACTTCGATATAGGCAATTGCAGGTAAAATAGACGCACTTTTAGAAGTGTCTCCTAGTTCATAATTCGTGCCTGAAGGTCAAGGAGGTATTACACGGATGCAGGGAGAAAACAGGCATCTTGTCTAAATAGCCGATCTGTATTGAACGCTGGTCCTTCGATTCCGTTTAGCTGTTGTTTCTCTGCGATTACCCTAGATTGGGTGCGTGAGAATCGTACGGTTGTATGCTGAAATTGTACAACCACCGCTGTAACATTAAAACAAAGTATTTCACAAAACATTAAGGCGTTCAATAAAACTTCATTAGAGAAACAGTTTGTTTCAATGGTACAAACTAGTGCGTTGAGGCTTAAGTAAGCTGAAGGTTTCCTCATAAGCGAAACAAAGTCAACACAAGCCAACGCTTTTAAGAATGTCAAGGCACATTGATCTCACCGGTGAAATGAAATTCCTTTAAAGTGTCtttgaaataacagacacaatACGATGGACATTCTCATCCGTCCAGGAGGTCACCTGTTCGACACCTGTAACAAACAATTGCTGATAACCCTCACTGTGGCGTTGATGTCTGGCACCTTCGTGTTCCTGCCGTTAAGTGTGAACCTCTACTTGGCTTATCTCGCCAGCTTCTTGAATGGCGTCGGACTAGGTGCCTTTGACACAGGTAAGCTTCAGTTCGGATCGAAATTTGTGCCCATATCAAATACGTCTCTATAGTGcggcatggtggtggtggtggggggggagGTGGTTGCTAACCAACACCACCGAGACACAGAAAGCCTgctgaatgcctcctctccctctttcgctacgtggacacatggcgtcagaattcgtctgctacactctaaaaacagaacttcaccgcatagtacgctgtgcgccaaccattgccacgaatgatagggttatcgcttctgattcgaaaagaggggtgggcgtacgccttttttgtggcaattttgatatatgaaaattaccacaaaaaggcgtacgccccgtctcttttcgaatcagaagtggtaaccctacactcttaaaaatgaacttcaccacatagcacgctcctagccaaccgtcatctcgaatgatatcgttatctgccctggtttgttcaaaaccggaggcgtacccttttttgtgacacttatgctgttcataattgtcacaaaacaggcgtacgcctcccgttttcaacaaatcaagacagataccgatatcattcgagatgatggtcggctaggagcgtggtatgcggcgaagttcatttctaagagtgtaccattCGTGGTAACGGtcggcacacagcgtgctatgcggtgaagttctgtttgtagAGTGTACGTACTGTGATTCGCAGTTCGGGAAaaagacgattttaaaaagatgcgcacGCCACCAAACGAGCGGCGCAAAGCACCATGGGgtctttgagggacactgctttgtcgtctgcttcgtctATGTCTTGCTCGGGCTGACGATGCTGCGGCGCACACGGGGAATGTTTGTTttcttcctctacctccgcctctggccgtcccGTAATGCTTGAAGACTCTggaagttcccatgagcccctCCGTGCTataggtggcgcttgcttttctaaaaaggtctaTTCAAGATCTCGCAAATTATTTTAGCTAACTTCACAAATTTGAACCTCCACTCttaaaatgagtttcaccacatagtgcgctcctagccaaccaacattccgaatgacaacgtactagtctctgatttgttgaaaacgtggggcggagcctattttatgacacttatgctgttcataatttcacaaaaaaggcgtacgccccccgttttcagcaaatcagggaagataacgatatcattcgagattgtagttggctaggagcctgctatgcggtgaagttcgtttctaagagtgtgtacACTAAAAGTGCAACGCGATTTcgagaaaatcagtcttgagacaAATATGGGCGTTATTTTGTATTTACATTTAGTACGCGGAGACGTTCGCTaatcgcagacgacagtggccgCCCATGCGACTCACGTGGTTCGTCTCGATGACTACAACCGCTGAACGCGCGTTCGTGATTCACTACggtcgttgaaaacacgatcctgattggatgacccttagttgttacgtcacgtcgatgaGTACGCAGACTTTCTccatctaggtggtgttggcttaGCACAGAAGCAAAAAATTAAACGTATGTGTACACCAGTTTGTCGACAGGAGAAATTTTGCAATCAagtacactctagaaacagaacttcaccgcatagcacggtgtgCGCCAacgattgccacgaatgatagggttatcgcttctgattcgaagagagaggggggcgtacgcctttttgtggcaattttcatatatccaaattgccacaaaaaggcgtacgcccccctctctcttcgaatcagaagcgataaccctgtcattctttttttgtgtgaataaacatataccccccccccccatcattctttgcaatggttggcggacaccgtgctatgcggggaagttctggttttagagtaTACGCATATGGATAGCACGCAACGTCTGTGTACATCTCTACTCGCATAATTATTTGTCATTTTTTTGTCGTTTTTACGCTGTTATGTATGCCGCTCTGTGTTTTGCTAATGAAATACGTGAATCTCCTTAATTTGGACGGTTTTTAGCATACAAATGGATATATGCTGGAATGATAAGTGCTCTAATTTTGTTTTTGTAAGTGTGTTTGTCCCATGAGGGCACTGAAGTGAAGAAAGATGCAGCCACGAAGAAACACAACGTCAATATAGACAAACACGAAAACCCCGTGAGCTCGAGTGCTGGTCCTCATGCAGTACGAATGCAATAGaatataattgggagtagatttccACGAGAGGTGAGTCAGTCTATTTGTGTGGGACCATGCTGGACGTGCTGAGGGgcaggacacacacacaaaacacaaagaaaggacggacGGAGGGTAGGGGAGGATGGAGGATGGGGATGTggtgagggtgcacgagttcgtcggagagagcaaagtattagatgggtcgttgagcaatgtcttccttctgcagaaagagaataaggtttcttgctttggcggaacgttcggaaGAAGAACCACTGGGGTAGAGgaatggacttcaccacatagcaagctcctagccaaccatcatctcgaatgacaacgttctcgcccctgatttgttgaaaacgggaggctcaaaataggctccgcctcctgttttgaacaaatctagggagagaacgttgtacttcgggatgatggttggctagggcgtgctatgtggtgaagttcatttttaagagtgcgggggggggggggtggacaATTCGATCTCACAGCATTATGGGGTTCAGCATGCCATTGgagctcctacactcttaaaaacgaacttcaccacatagcatgcttctaaccaaccatcagcccgagtggcatcgttctgtgccctgatttgttgaaaacggcgtacgcctgtttgtgacacttatggatacgtattaattgtcacaaaaaggcgtgcaccCCGTgcattccacaaatcaagagtgataaagGCATCACTCTGTACACTGGTTGACcttgagcgtgctatgtggtgaagttcatttttaagagtgctacAGCTGCTACAAAAAAGCAGTTTCATTTCGTACTGTTAACTGCGAAGCCTTGTCCCAGTCTCGAAAATGGAAAGGGCACAGACTAGCTCGTACATGACGAACACGGAAAACGAGTCACACTGAAACAGGGGACACGGCCCAGCTCTATACGCGTcaatctttctctctctttctgtccCACATATACGCCTCCAATTTGTCCCTTTTCCACGGGGATGAGGAGCATTTTAGCTCTCCGCTGCCTACCGCTTAACTGAATAATGCACCTAAAACGAAATTCGAAATCATGTCGTCTTCTTAGTGTTCAAAATCGGCGGCACACGCTTTCTGCAACGTGCATGAAAAGTTCTACGAAAATGGCATACGCTTCTCCTCCTAAGACAGAGCGACCTCACTCTCAATACTGACTGACTATAATGACTGATTGCGATGTGGGAATTTATTTCGCAAAGCTTCGACCTCTGAGTTCTCTTTTTCACATCGCAGGTGCCCAGGTCCTGCTCATCAAATTGTGGCCAGCCAATCCAGGACCGGCACAGCATATCTACCACTTCTGCTTCGGCGTGGGATCTCTGTTGGCTCCGTTACTCGCCCAGCCTTTCCTTTCTGTCGACGCTCACGACAGCGAACCACATGCCACCTCCAACCATTCGCTATTCAGCACGCCGCCAACTGTGGACGACTTCCCAGTCACCAGCCGTTCTTCAGCAACTACACCGGAATCCAGAATTCACTATGCCTTTCTCGCCGTCACCATCTACCTTGCTGCGGTTGTCGTCTTTCTTGCTGTCCTCTACATGGTTGATAAGAGGAAGAACGAGGACACAGCGGTTCCTCAGACGAATGACACAGACGCTGTTCAATCATCCGCCGCCAGTGACGTCCGGTTCTCAAGAATTCTTATAGGCCTAGCGGGAGCCTACATAGCTGCCTACGTAACCATGGAATGCGCCTATGGACACATGTTGACGACCTTTGGTGTGAAGAGCGACCTGCACATGCCGAAGTCCACCGCTGTGTACCTAACGGAATTCTTCTTCGCAACGTTCACTGCGGCGAGAGTGCTTGCAGCACTGGTTTCCATGAAGGTGTCTCCCTATGGAATGCTACTCGCGTCAAACGTGACATTACTCTTTGCCTTCTGTGCGCTGTCGGTGTGGGGCGCAAAGTCTATCACGGTACTGTGGGTTGGAACGGCCCTATCTGGCCTGGGACAAGCGGCCATCTACGGTGGTGTGGTCTCCTTCTGTGCTGACTACATGGAAGTGACCAACAAGATGATGTCCGTGATTATATTTACGGACGGCTTTGGCGCCATGCTCGCACCAGTGCTAGTCGGATCGTTCATAGAAGGTTTCCCAATGATGTTGATGTACTTGTGCTTGGCGTTGGCGACAGCGATGAGTATCATCTTCATTGTGCTGCACCTGCTCACTAGAAACCGGAACAAGCTTAAGGGTAGTTCAGAGACAGAAAACGGAAATGACGCTGTTAAAGTGCAAACGAATGACTAATATGGATGACTACCGAGTTTGTAACGTGTCGGATGGAGGACCCCCAGCTTTTGGAAACTGGATTAGTGGAAAACGTCCTGACGGCTTAATTtgcttctctcctttttttttttttttttgttgcatcCGAAACGTGTCTTGTAAAGTATTAAGTATTGAACTATTTGTGTAAGGGACACTGAATTTTTACCGAACAGCCCATAAACTCGAAATAACTTCTTCCTACACAGCGGTTCATAGCTCCTGGCCCGCACTCATACGCCTACCACACTGAAGAGGAGATGTCTTCTTCGTTTAAATTCTCTCTCGTGCGTTCCGAAGCATCTCTTCTGTCAACtgcgaacgaaaaaaaaatcgtaacaTGGTCTCTTTCAGTACAGTTCTGACTGTCCAATTTAGTTGCGTTCCCGTTTGTGTGCCTTGTATTGCACAAGAACTGCGCTCAAAATATCCACCCTCCTTTCAAGAGCAACGTATATCTGACGTTAATGAGCTTTACACGGAACGAAAGCATATTAATAACGCTTTCAAATGATGTATTTTGCGAGGACATAGCTAATGCATTAGaggacatacagggtgtttcaaaaaacatgTTATTCGGggtcaaaaaaaaaatatacggggtcaacggcatttgtgtggcaaccgaatttgccaccttgcaaaaatattttcgtttgatt includes these proteins:
- the LOC135374470 gene encoding sodium-dependent glucose transporter 1B-like, with the translated sequence MSPKKPLVLALAHTTALNLGCAGLGFILSLTGVALLDLQELYDTSIGAVSHLMTSRSVGTLVGSLVGGHLFDTCNKQLLITLTVALMSGTFVFLPLSVNLYLAYLASFLNGVGLGAFDTGAQVLLIKLWPANPGPAQHIYHFCFGVGSLLAPLLAQPFLSVDAHDSEPHATSNHSLFSTPPTVDDFPVTSRSSATTPESRIHYAFLAVTIYLAAVVVFLAVLYMVDKRKNEDTAVPQTNDTDAVQSSAASDVRFSRILIGLAGAYIAAYVTMECAYGHMLTTFGVKSDLHMPKSTAVYLTEFFFATFTAARVLAALVSMKVSPYGMLLASNVTLLFAFCALSVWGAKSITVLWVGTALSGLGQAAIYGGVVSFCADYMEVTNKMMSVIIFTDGFGAMLAPVLVGSFIEGFPMMLMYLCLALATAMSIIFIVLHLLTRNRNKLKGSSETENGNDAVKVQTND